From a region of the Helianthus annuus cultivar XRQ/B chromosome 5, HanXRQr2.0-SUNRISE, whole genome shotgun sequence genome:
- the LOC110943351 gene encoding putative F-box protein At1g32420, whose protein sequence is METLEDEQSTITYDRSKNSFPEELIEDILSRLLVKSILRFKSVSKPWLSLISAPSFHNLHSTVAPRTTALFFTARDLSTGTRYFFSGANDCGSVANLMKLDNTVLEAHYHAEHLNGLVCFTSHTSRFGKIYAFLFNPSKHKFFKLPDPPVSLPNYTAEEKDTCYLFGFDELTNEHKVLYITLQLTTIEIMIFSFSNYSWRKINVDVPVGVAVWRWWFGTKKSVCVNSTVHLLLQNPLQILAFDLTTETFFIFNMHPEAAPETISNTICPFAQFVKINGLLGVACYDPSIVNRRNKMDIWMLQDYQNRVWVRETISFASKSQIPYGARGPYPFDSITMDEIIFSPRVLSENLISVPIYNMKTRCFKSIELTLGHRFLSPKSVRVEEIKCYVESLIPLQN, encoded by the coding sequence atggaaacccTAGAAGACGAACAATCAACGATTACATATGATCGATCCAAAAATTCATTCCCTGAGGAACTCATCGAAGATATCCTTTCCAGACTCCTCGTGAAATCCATCCTCCGATTCAAATCTGTCTCTAAACCATGGCTCTCTCTCATATCCGCTCCATCATTCCACAACCTCCACTCCACCGTTGCCCCCCGTACCACAGCTTTATTTTTTACTGCTCGCGATTTATCCACTGGCACACGATACTTCTTCTCCGGTGCTAATGACTGTGGATCAGTCGCTAATCTCATGAAGCTCGACAACACTGTCTTGGAAGCCCATTATCATGCCGAACATTTGAACGGGCTTGTATGTTTTACTTCCCACACTAGTCGTTTTGGTAAAATTTACgctttcctttttaaccctagtAAGCATAAGTTTTTCAAACTTCCTGATCCTCCGGTTTCTTTACCCAATTACACTGCTGAAGAGAAGGATACATGTTACTTGTTTGGGTTTGATGAATTAACTAATGAACACAAGGTTTTGTACATCACTCTTCAGTTGACTACAATTGAGATTATGATTTTCTCCTTCTCAAATTACTCATGGAGAAAGATCAATGTGGATGTTCCTGTTGGTGTGGCTGTCTGGCGTTGGTGGTTTGGCACCAAAAAGAGTGTTTGTGTCAATAGCACCGTACATCTTTTGCTTCAAAATCCACTTCAAATTTTGGCATTTGATTTAACAACTGAAAcgtttttcatttttaacatgcATCCAGAGGCGGCTCCCGAAACTATATCAAATACCATATGTCCATTTGCACAGTTCGTAAAAATCAATGGATTATTAGGTGTAGCTTGTTACGATCCCTCGATCGTGAACCGAAGAAACAAAATGGACATTTGGATGTTGCAAGATTATCAGAATCGAGTTTGGGTCAGAGAAACCATTTCGTTCGCTTCCAAGTCTCAGATCCCTTATGGGGCACGTGGCCCTTACCCGTTTGATTCTATCACTATGGACGAGATTATCTTTAGCCCAAGGGTGTTGTCTGAGAATTTGATCAGTGTTCCCATCTATAACATGAAGACTAGATGTTTTAAATCAATTGAACTCACTCTTGGTCATCGATTTCTATCCCCAAAATCGGTGAGGGTGGAGGAAATCAAGTGTTATGTTGAAAGCCTCATTCCCTTACAGAACTAG